The [Bacillus] selenitireducens MLS10 genome includes a region encoding these proteins:
- a CDS encoding major tail protein, whose protein sequence is MAQVGLKDLHVAILVEDTKDALEYELPEKMIGGINATINPTVNTQELYADDQLWESVSALGKIDVEIETAELALSTRAKIGGHTIEDGVLIEKATDIAPHLALGFKSIKSNGKYRYVWLLKGVAEPMAEDYATKSDSIEHKTPKLKFTFMPRAKDSQWKQTADEDGDGFSGEETWFEHVPGDTTIEDTGV, encoded by the coding sequence ATGGCACAAGTAGGATTAAAGGATTTACATGTGGCGATTTTAGTGGAGGACACGAAAGATGCCCTGGAGTATGAACTGCCGGAGAAGATGATCGGCGGGATCAACGCCACCATCAACCCGACGGTGAATACGCAGGAGCTCTACGCCGATGATCAGCTCTGGGAGTCGGTGTCGGCGTTAGGGAAGATTGACGTGGAGATTGAGACGGCAGAGTTGGCGTTAAGTACTCGTGCCAAGATCGGCGGGCATACGATTGAAGACGGGGTGTTGATTGAGAAGGCAACGGACATTGCCCCGCACCTGGCACTCGGGTTTAAGAGCATTAAGTCCAACGGCAAGTACCGGTATGTGTGGTTGTTAAAAGGCGTCGCCGAACCGATGGCCGAAGACTATGCCACCAAGTCCGACAGCATCGAGCATAAGACGCCAAAGCTCAAGTTCACGTTCATGCCACGGGCGAAGGATAGCCAGTGGAAACAAACGGCGGATGAAGACGGGGACGGCTTTTCTGGGGAAGAAACGTGGTTTGAACACGTACCAGGCGACACAACGATTGAAGATACGGGTGTATAA
- a CDS encoding HK97-gp10 family putative phage morphogenesis protein gives MKVEMTGMDEVLRNLDAMGQRGRRIENKALREAGKMVQEAIQKETPEDSGTLKRSIQVSNVKTKDGMKHVLVGPDKTGWYGSFVEFGTVKMRATPFMGRGYEQVKGNVITTILLEMRKGMGL, from the coding sequence ATGAAGGTTGAGATGACGGGCATGGATGAGGTGCTGCGTAACCTGGACGCCATGGGGCAGCGAGGCAGACGGATTGAGAACAAGGCGCTGCGTGAAGCCGGCAAGATGGTCCAAGAAGCGATCCAAAAGGAAACGCCTGAAGATAGTGGAACCTTAAAACGCAGTATCCAAGTCTCCAACGTGAAAACGAAAGACGGGATGAAACATGTCCTCGTCGGCCCGGATAAAACCGGCTGGTACGGCTCCTTTGTCGAGTTCGGGACGGTGAAGATGCGTGCCACACCCTTTATGGGAAGAGGCTATGAACAGGTGAAAGGCAACGTCATCACCACCATCCTACTTGAGATGCGAAAGGGGATGGGCTTATGA
- a CDS encoding phage head closure protein, with translation MDIGELRHRITLMSKNVETNANGFEVVTWQEVDEVWAHVANLTARDFFSASRVQMQHTVLITIRYHPDVDASLRIRFREKVYRITGIDQKQYKNRFMELKALEVDEDEG, from the coding sequence ATGGATATTGGCGAGCTAAGGCATCGCATCACCCTAATGTCGAAAAATGTCGAAACGAATGCAAATGGATTTGAGGTCGTCACGTGGCAAGAGGTCGATGAAGTCTGGGCCCATGTGGCGAACTTAACCGCACGGGATTTCTTTTCTGCGTCCCGTGTACAGATGCAACACACGGTCTTGATCACCATTCGCTATCATCCGGATGTGGATGCATCACTCAGGATCCGGTTTCGGGAGAAGGTCTACCGGATTACCGGGATCGATCAGAAACAGTACAAAAACCGGTTCATGGAACTGAAAGCATTGGAGGTGGACGAGGATGAAGGTTGA
- a CDS encoding head-tail connector protein: MVLSLEDVKTYLRVDGDEEDALITFLIQAATELCEEILRYEIEDLSQEPAMVKKAILYGIANMYEKREGTYYYLRDEGGGIEDTMRMMRIFLSGHRKAGW, encoded by the coding sequence ATGGTTCTCTCATTGGAAGACGTCAAGACTTACTTGCGTGTGGACGGTGATGAGGAAGATGCCCTCATCACATTTTTGATTCAGGCCGCGACAGAGCTATGCGAAGAGATTCTCCGTTATGAGATCGAGGATTTGTCTCAGGAACCCGCCATGGTGAAAAAGGCGATATTGTATGGGATCGCCAACATGTATGAGAAGCGTGAAGGGACATACTACTACCTCCGTGATGAAGGCGGGGGCATTGAGGATACGATGCGGATGATGCGGATCTTCTTAAGCGGCCACCGGAAAGCGGGGTGGTGA
- a CDS encoding phage major capsid protein, protein MNQAMALREERAKTWEKAKAYLDENKTKEGRLSAEHKEVYERMEQEITDLGKDIDRLERYEAMERELSKPINEPMTTKPQGAGRDKTGRASDEYRHSFWQAMRKQGGYEVQNALKIGTDSEGGYLAPDEFERTLIEALEEENIFRSMAKVITTSSGDRKIPVVASKGTASWVDEEGAIPESDDAFGQVSIGAYKVATMIKVSEELLHDNVFNLESYIAKEFARRIGAKEEEAFFTGDGTGKPTGIFHETGGGQVGVTAASATAITVDEIMDLFYSLRSPYRKKAAFVTNDSTVKLIRKLKDGNGQYLWQPSIQAGQPDTILNRPVKTSAYVPIAESGAKSMAFGDFGYYWVADRQGRSFQRLNELYAVTGQVGFRATQRVDGKLILPEAIKLLKQKG, encoded by the coding sequence ATGAATCAAGCAATGGCATTACGAGAAGAACGAGCGAAGACGTGGGAGAAAGCAAAGGCGTATCTCGATGAAAACAAGACAAAGGAAGGGCGCCTCTCCGCCGAGCATAAAGAAGTGTATGAACGGATGGAACAGGAGATCACCGACCTTGGGAAAGACATTGACCGTTTGGAACGATACGAGGCGATGGAACGGGAACTCTCGAAGCCGATCAATGAACCAATGACGACAAAACCGCAAGGAGCTGGTCGGGATAAAACCGGACGGGCTTCTGATGAATACCGCCATTCCTTTTGGCAAGCGATGCGAAAGCAAGGCGGCTATGAGGTCCAAAACGCCCTCAAGATTGGCACGGATTCTGAGGGTGGCTACTTGGCACCAGATGAGTTTGAACGCACCTTGATTGAAGCCTTAGAGGAGGAGAACATCTTCCGCTCCATGGCGAAGGTGATCACCACATCCTCAGGTGATCGGAAAATTCCAGTCGTCGCATCCAAAGGCACAGCGTCCTGGGTGGATGAAGAAGGCGCGATTCCGGAGTCCGATGATGCGTTCGGCCAGGTCTCAATTGGGGCGTATAAAGTGGCGACGATGATCAAGGTTTCCGAAGAGCTTCTGCATGACAATGTGTTTAACCTGGAATCGTATATCGCAAAAGAGTTCGCCCGCCGGATTGGGGCCAAGGAAGAAGAAGCGTTCTTCACAGGAGATGGCACCGGAAAACCGACGGGCATTTTTCATGAAACGGGTGGCGGACAGGTTGGGGTCACCGCAGCTTCGGCCACAGCGATCACCGTTGATGAAATCATGGATCTGTTTTACTCGCTCCGCTCTCCGTACCGAAAGAAAGCGGCCTTTGTGACGAACGATTCAACGGTGAAGTTGATCCGTAAGTTGAAGGACGGAAACGGGCAGTACCTCTGGCAGCCGTCGATTCAGGCCGGCCAACCGGATACGATCCTCAATCGCCCTGTGAAGACATCGGCGTATGTGCCAATCGCCGAAAGTGGTGCTAAGTCTATGGCCTTTGGCGACTTCGGATACTACTGGGTCGCGGATCGCCAGGGGCGTTCGTTCCAGCGATTGAATGAGCTGTATGCGGTGACAGGGCAAGTTGGCTTCCGTGCGACGCAGCGGGTCGACGGCAAACTAATCCTCCCAGAAGCAATCAAACTCTTAAAGCAGAAAGGCTAG
- a CDS encoding head maturation protease, ClpP-related, with the protein MRTFWNWENREDGRTLHLDGVIAEETWFGDEVTPAAFKEDLMADKGDITVWINSPGGDVFAASQIYNMLMEYPGQVTVKIDGVAASAASVIAMAGTKVLMGPTSLMMIHNPMTMAIGDSTEMKRAMEMLREVKESIMNAYELRTELPRNRLAKLMDDESWFNAKKAVELGFADEVLFTGEESSEPAVSMLFNQSAVVNTFLNQFPKPEPENDTDVQALYDRLRLLQ; encoded by the coding sequence GTGAGAACCTTTTGGAATTGGGAAAATCGTGAAGACGGGCGCACCTTGCACTTAGACGGGGTGATTGCCGAAGAAACGTGGTTCGGCGATGAAGTGACACCCGCTGCGTTTAAGGAAGATTTGATGGCAGACAAAGGCGACATTACCGTGTGGATCAATTCACCGGGTGGTGATGTGTTCGCTGCGAGCCAGATTTACAACATGCTCATGGAATATCCGGGACAGGTGACGGTGAAGATCGACGGCGTTGCCGCCAGTGCCGCGTCGGTCATTGCCATGGCGGGCACCAAGGTATTGATGGGGCCGACATCATTGATGATGATCCATAACCCGATGACAATGGCGATCGGGGATTCCACTGAAATGAAGCGGGCGATGGAGATGCTTCGGGAAGTGAAGGAGAGCATCATGAATGCGTATGAACTCCGAACCGAACTGCCACGAAACCGGCTAGCCAAACTGATGGATGACGAGAGCTGGTTCAATGCCAAGAAGGCCGTGGAGCTGGGCTTTGCCGATGAGGTGTTATTCACCGGTGAAGAAAGCTCGGAGCCTGCGGTGTCCATGCTTTTTAATCAAAGTGCAGTGGTGAATACATTCTTGAACCAGTTTCCTAAGCCGGAGCCAGAGAACGACACCGATGTGCAAGCCTTGTATGACCGATTACGACTATTGCAATAA
- a CDS encoding phage portal protein — MNIPFLNKLFPSRASPKNSLFGSTYSFFFGGSSSGKSVNETTAMQTTAVYACVRVLAETIASLPLHVYTHTDNGKDKAFDHPLYFMLHDEPNPEMTSFVFRETMVSHLLLWGNAYAQVIRDGRGQVLALYPLLPDRMTVDRDAKGQLFYVYRKDTGSVLLKPEEVLHIPGLGFDGLVGYSPVAMAKNAIGMAIATEEYGAKFFSNGANPGGVLQHPGVVKDPRKIRESWNSVYQGSSNAHRVAVLEEGMTFQSIGIPPDQAQFLETRKYQTEEICRIFRVPPHLVGNLDRATFSNIEHQSISFIDNTIMPWVSRLEQAMKRALLSPDEKKQYLIKFNLNGRLRGDAGSRAQFYQIMRQNGVMSANDIRELEEMNRIPDDEGGSKYLVNGNFVDMAKAGAWADQYDKDPHQEEPDPKREEENT, encoded by the coding sequence ATGAATATTCCGTTCTTAAACAAGTTGTTTCCGTCAAGAGCGAGCCCGAAGAACAGCTTGTTTGGCAGTACGTACAGCTTCTTCTTTGGCGGGAGCTCCAGTGGCAAGAGTGTCAATGAAACAACGGCGATGCAGACGACCGCCGTGTATGCCTGCGTGCGGGTCCTGGCAGAAACCATCGCCAGCCTGCCGCTGCATGTGTATACGCACACCGACAACGGCAAAGACAAAGCCTTCGATCATCCGCTGTATTTTATGCTGCACGATGAACCGAACCCGGAGATGACCTCGTTTGTGTTCCGGGAAACGATGGTCAGTCACCTGCTTTTGTGGGGCAATGCCTACGCGCAAGTTATCCGGGATGGTCGAGGGCAGGTGCTCGCCTTGTATCCGCTCTTACCGGATCGGATGACCGTGGATCGGGACGCGAAAGGCCAGCTCTTTTATGTGTACCGAAAAGACACCGGTTCCGTATTGCTGAAACCGGAAGAGGTGCTGCACATTCCGGGCCTTGGCTTTGATGGGCTCGTCGGGTACTCACCGGTGGCCATGGCGAAGAACGCGATCGGGATGGCCATTGCCACCGAGGAATACGGGGCGAAGTTCTTCTCCAATGGGGCGAACCCAGGTGGTGTGCTCCAACATCCGGGTGTGGTGAAAGACCCGCGCAAGATCCGCGAAAGTTGGAACAGCGTCTATCAAGGGTCCAGTAACGCTCACCGTGTTGCGGTATTGGAGGAAGGCATGACGTTCCAAAGCATCGGAATCCCACCGGACCAGGCGCAGTTCTTGGAAACACGAAAGTACCAAACCGAAGAGATCTGCAGGATCTTCCGGGTCCCGCCGCATTTGGTGGGGAACCTCGACCGGGCGACGTTCAGTAACATCGAACACCAATCGATTAGTTTCATCGACAATACGATCATGCCGTGGGTGTCCCGACTCGAACAGGCCATGAAGCGCGCCCTTTTGTCCCCGGACGAGAAGAAACAGTACCTGATTAAGTTCAACTTAAACGGTCGTCTTCGTGGGGACGCTGGCAGTCGCGCACAGTTTTATCAGATCATGCGCCAAAACGGGGTGATGTCCGCGAATGATATCCGGGAGCTCGAAGAGATGAACCGCATTCCGGATGATGAGGGTGGATCCAAGTACCTCGTGAACGGCAACTTTGTGGACATGGCGAAGGCTGGTGCGTGGGCAGATCAGTATGACAAGGATCCACATCAAGAAGAACCGGATCCGAAAAGAGAGGAGGAAAACACGTGA
- a CDS encoding terminase TerL endonuclease subunit has protein sequence MYDKAKADHAVNFINCLKHTKGQWRGVPFDLLPWQDQIIRDVFGTVKENGYRQYNTAYVEIPKKNGKALAIDTPIPTPDGWKLMRDLIPGDTVFDENGQPCHVVACTDIMNQRPCYEVRFSDDSTIIADEEHLWQTNSFFPEYDSRISTTKELAAKVTCSTGYCHRIVNPEPLRLPEKDLLIPPYVLGVWLADGNSYNASFFCNDKDLEIAERVKKSGVPLRVWKSSGTGSIHFAFGEGDRTQAARNDSWQAKMRKMNLFTNKHIPEEYLRASIKQRMALLQGLMDSDGYVSKRGQCEYTTVSLQLSKDVSELIRSLGMKCSVIESRATLRGKDCGPKYRIMFYSYRGNPVFSLSRKINRLKVDPDKPTRNSFRTIIEIKPVDSVPVKCIQVDSPSRLYLAGRSMVPTHNSELAAAIALLMTCGDAEWGAEVYGCASDRQQASIVFDVAVEMVEQSPALRKHIKPVMSMKRLVYKPTNSFYQVLSAEAFTKHGLNVHAVIFDELHAQPNRDLYDVMTKGSGDARNQPLFFLITTAGNDRNSICYEVHQKAKDILEGRKVDPSFYPVIYGIADDDDWADEANWYKANPSLGHTIDIEKVRIAFQSARENPAEENLFRQLRLNQWVKQSTRWMPMEKWDACGTDVDPESLKGRVCYGGLDLSSTTDVTAFVLLFPPRTEDENYIVLPHFWVPDENLKQRVRRDHVPYDIWEQQGHLQTTEGNVVHYGFIETFIEELGTKYNIKEIAFDRWGAVQMVQNLEGMGFNVIPFGQGYKDMSPPSKELMKLTLEEKIQHGNHPVLRWMMDNIFVKTDPAGNIKPDKEKSTERIDGAVALIMALDRAIRNEDKASVYEDRGILFL, from the coding sequence ATGTATGACAAGGCGAAAGCAGATCACGCCGTGAACTTTATTAATTGCTTAAAGCATACGAAAGGTCAGTGGCGCGGCGTTCCTTTTGACCTCCTTCCGTGGCAGGATCAGATCATTCGGGACGTATTTGGGACGGTGAAGGAAAATGGTTATAGGCAATATAATACAGCATATGTAGAAATACCAAAAAAGAATGGCAAGGCCCTTGCTATCGATACGCCGATCCCGACGCCAGATGGCTGGAAATTGATGCGTGATTTGATACCAGGTGATACGGTGTTTGATGAAAATGGACAGCCTTGTCATGTAGTAGCCTGCACAGATATCATGAATCAGAGGCCCTGTTATGAAGTGCGATTTTCTGATGATTCAACGATCATTGCAGATGAAGAGCATTTGTGGCAAACCAATAGTTTCTTTCCAGAATACGATTCTCGTATTTCAACCACGAAAGAACTGGCTGCAAAAGTGACCTGCAGTACTGGATATTGCCATCGTATTGTAAATCCTGAACCTCTTCGATTACCCGAGAAGGATCTTTTAATCCCTCCTTATGTTTTAGGAGTATGGCTAGCTGACGGCAACAGTTATAATGCGAGTTTCTTCTGTAATGATAAAGATTTGGAGATAGCTGAACGTGTTAAGAAGTCAGGAGTTCCTTTGAGAGTATGGAAATCAAGTGGAACGGGTAGTATTCATTTTGCTTTTGGGGAGGGTGATCGTACACAAGCGGCAAGAAATGATTCATGGCAGGCCAAAATGAGGAAAATGAATTTATTTACAAACAAACACATTCCTGAAGAGTATCTGAGAGCTTCAATTAAACAAAGGATGGCTTTACTGCAGGGGTTAATGGATTCGGACGGCTATGTCTCCAAACGTGGTCAGTGTGAATACACAACAGTCAGTTTGCAGTTATCAAAAGATGTATCAGAGTTGATCCGAAGTTTAGGGATGAAATGTTCAGTCATTGAAAGTAGAGCGACTTTACGGGGGAAAGATTGTGGACCGAAATATCGAATCATGTTTTATTCATACAGGGGAAACCCTGTTTTTTCTTTGTCTAGAAAAATAAATCGTTTAAAGGTCGATCCTGATAAGCCAACCCGTAATTCATTTCGAACCATTATTGAAATAAAGCCAGTAGATTCAGTTCCTGTTAAATGTATTCAAGTGGACAGTCCTTCAAGACTCTATCTGGCAGGACGATCCATGGTCCCGACCCATAACAGTGAACTGGCTGCGGCCATCGCGCTGCTCATGACCTGTGGCGATGCCGAATGGGGTGCGGAAGTTTATGGCTGTGCCTCTGACCGCCAACAAGCCTCCATCGTCTTTGATGTCGCCGTGGAAATGGTAGAACAATCCCCTGCTTTACGGAAACACATCAAACCGGTGATGTCGATGAAGCGCCTCGTGTATAAACCGACGAACAGTTTCTATCAAGTGCTCTCCGCAGAAGCGTTCACGAAGCACGGCCTAAACGTCCATGCGGTAATCTTCGATGAACTGCACGCCCAGCCGAATCGCGATTTGTATGACGTCATGACCAAGGGATCGGGGGATGCTCGGAACCAGCCGCTTTTTTTCTTAATCACCACAGCTGGGAATGATCGCAACTCGATCTGTTATGAAGTGCATCAAAAGGCAAAGGATATCCTGGAAGGCCGCAAGGTCGACCCAAGCTTTTATCCGGTGATCTACGGGATTGCCGATGACGATGATTGGGCGGATGAGGCGAACTGGTACAAAGCCAACCCGTCCCTCGGGCACACCATCGACATTGAAAAGGTGCGGATCGCGTTTCAGAGTGCCCGTGAGAACCCGGCGGAGGAGAACCTGTTTCGGCAGCTGCGGTTGAATCAGTGGGTGAAGCAGTCGACCCGCTGGATGCCGATGGAGAAATGGGATGCGTGTGGCACGGACGTGGATCCGGAAAGTTTGAAAGGACGGGTCTGTTATGGCGGGTTGGACTTATCGAGTACCACTGACGTAACGGCTTTTGTGCTTCTGTTTCCGCCGCGGACGGAGGATGAGAATTACATTGTCCTCCCGCATTTTTGGGTGCCTGATGAGAACTTGAAGCAGCGTGTACGGCGTGACCATGTGCCGTACGACATTTGGGAACAACAGGGGCATCTCCAGACAACTGAAGGAAACGTGGTCCATTACGGCTTTATTGAAACGTTCATTGAAGAGCTGGGTACCAAGTACAACATCAAAGAAATTGCCTTCGACCGCTGGGGCGCCGTGCAGATGGTTCAGAACTTAGAAGGCATGGGCTTTAACGTCATCCCATTTGGTCAGGGCTATAAGGATATGAGCCCGCCTTCGAAAGAGCTCATGAAACTGACCCTTGAAGAGAAGATCCAGCATGGTAATCACCCGGTCCTTCGCTGGATGATGGACAACATCTTTGTGAAGACCGATCCGGCAGGAAACATTAAACCTGATAAGGAAAAGAGTACTGAACGGATCGATGGCGCAGTCGCACTCATCATGGCCTTGGACCGTGCGATTCGGAACGAAGACAAGGCAAGCGTGTACGAGGATCGCGGGATTCTTTTTTTATAA
- a CDS encoding phage terminase small subunit P27 family — MTQRGRKPKPTALKALEGNPGKRDLNPHEPKPEKKAPRCPSWLEPEAKKEWRRMVKQLEQLGILTEVDMAAFAGYCQAYARWKEAEEFITKHGTIVKTPSGYWQQVPQVSIAQSYLKIMNRFCEQFGLTPSSRSRITADKPMESSDPMELMLFKGGGKDV, encoded by the coding sequence ATGACGCAACGGGGACGAAAACCGAAGCCAACGGCATTAAAAGCACTGGAAGGGAATCCGGGGAAGCGGGACCTAAACCCGCATGAACCGAAACCCGAAAAGAAAGCACCCCGCTGCCCGTCTTGGCTCGAACCTGAGGCGAAGAAGGAATGGCGACGGATGGTGAAACAGCTCGAACAGCTGGGGATTTTAACGGAAGTGGATATGGCGGCCTTTGCCGGCTACTGCCAAGCCTATGCGCGGTGGAAAGAGGCGGAGGAATTCATCACGAAGCACGGGACGATCGTCAAGACGCCATCGGGCTACTGGCAACAGGTCCCTCAGGTGTCCATCGCCCAGAGTTACTTGAAAATCATGAACCGCTTCTGTGAACAGTTTGGCTTGACGCCATCTTCAAGAAGCCGGATCACCGCGGATAAGCCAATGGAATCCAGTGACCCGATGGAACTGATGCTGTTTAAAGGAGGCGGGAAGGATGTATGA
- a CDS encoding site-specific DNA-methyltransferase, producing the protein MDFQKLAIEELIPAGYNPRKQLKPGDAEFEKIKTSIETFGYVDPVIVNADHTVIGGHQRLTVLKTLGYDEIDCVVIDIDKTKEKALNIALNKISGEWNKDLLVELIEDLQSTDIDIGITGFDPPEIDQLFNEVHDKAIDEDDFDVDAALQEETITQPGDVWQLGRHKLICGDSTDPDVYAALMGGEEANLVVTDPPYNVNYSSKAGSIQNDKQEDGDFYSFLLKAYQNMKTVMAKDASIYVFHADTEGYNFRKAFKDAGFYLSGVCIWAKQSLVLGRSPYQWKHEPVLFGWRQDGKHEWYGDRKQSTLWHFDRPSKSDLHPTMKPVALCAYPIQNSSLSNCIVLDPFGGSGSTMMACEQTNRIARLIELDPKYADVIVKRYIDFKERTDDVTLIRDGKAFTYEDVKLPEPILE; encoded by the coding sequence ATGGACTTTCAAAAACTAGCGATTGAAGAACTGATCCCGGCAGGCTATAACCCGCGAAAGCAACTGAAGCCTGGGGATGCCGAGTTTGAAAAAATTAAGACGAGCATTGAGACGTTTGGCTATGTGGATCCGGTGATTGTGAACGCGGACCATACGGTGATTGGGGGGCATCAAAGGCTGACGGTGTTGAAAACCCTCGGCTACGATGAGATTGATTGCGTCGTCATTGACATTGATAAAACGAAAGAGAAAGCCTTGAACATCGCTTTGAACAAAATCAGCGGTGAATGGAACAAGGATCTCTTGGTTGAGCTGATTGAGGATTTACAGTCGACCGACATTGATATCGGCATCACCGGTTTTGATCCCCCAGAGATCGATCAGCTCTTTAACGAAGTCCATGACAAGGCCATCGATGAAGATGACTTTGATGTGGACGCGGCGTTACAGGAAGAGACGATCACCCAGCCCGGTGACGTGTGGCAGCTTGGCAGGCACAAACTGATCTGCGGGGACAGCACGGATCCGGATGTATATGCGGCATTAATGGGCGGAGAAGAGGCCAATCTTGTTGTTACCGATCCTCCATATAATGTAAATTATAGTTCAAAGGCCGGTTCGATTCAAAATGACAAACAAGAAGATGGTGATTTTTATAGCTTTCTTTTAAAAGCCTATCAGAATATGAAAACCGTCATGGCGAAGGACGCATCGATCTATGTGTTCCACGCCGATACGGAAGGCTATAACTTCAGAAAAGCTTTCAAGGATGCAGGCTTCTATTTATCCGGTGTGTGCATTTGGGCGAAACAAAGCCTCGTACTGGGGCGGAGCCCGTACCAGTGGAAACATGAACCGGTCTTGTTTGGTTGGCGACAGGACGGCAAGCATGAATGGTACGGGGACCGAAAGCAAAGCACGCTCTGGCACTTCGACCGACCGTCCAAAAGTGACTTGCATCCGACGATGAAGCCGGTGGCCTTGTGCGCCTATCCGATTCAAAACAGCAGTCTCTCCAACTGCATTGTCCTGGATCCCTTCGGTGGAAGCGGCTCAACCATGATGGCCTGCGAACAGACGAACCGGATCGCGAGGTTGATTGAATTAGATCCGAAGTATGCGGATGTAATTGTGAAACGATATATAGACTTTAAAGAACGAACTGATGACGTAACATTGATTCGGGATGGGAAAGCTTTTACGTATGAGGATGTGAAGCTACCAGAGCCGATCCTTGAATAG
- a CDS encoding HNH endonuclease codes for MQVLRQLAEGLFLCPTPMRGEKRMPKRPKSPCKHPNCPNVSDGPYCDAHAKANPERPSAASRGYDSRWRKARKHYLNRHPLCVRCEQAGRVVPGTVVDHKIPHRGQRSLFWDEDNWQTLCKPCHDRKTRLEDQRPVY; via the coding sequence ATGCAGGTCCTTCGCCAATTGGCTGAGGGCCTTTTTCTATGCCCAACGCCAATGAGAGGTGAGAAGCGAATGCCGAAGCGACCGAAGAGCCCCTGCAAGCATCCGAACTGTCCGAACGTCTCCGACGGTCCTTACTGCGATGCACATGCGAAGGCGAACCCCGAGCGACCGAGCGCTGCGAGCCGTGGCTACGACAGCCGATGGCGCAAGGCTCGGAAGCATTACCTGAACCGCCACCCGCTCTGTGTCCGGTGTGAACAGGCTGGCCGGGTGGTGCCGGGGACCGTGGTGGACCACAAAATACCCCACCGGGGGCAAAGGTCCCTGTTCTGGGACGAGGACAACTGGCAGACCCTCTGTAAACCTTGTCACGACAGGAAAACACGGTTGGAGGATCAACGTCCGGTCTACTAG
- a CDS encoding DUF1492 domain-containing protein, protein MDIKTFLSQANWLDQLISTKVKQQGRVKDLALKVTTTYKDVQVYGGQQENSRMEASIVEMLALGKEINDDIDRLIEVKRDILSAIKTLDSLTDQLLLEMRYLDNRNWEEVAEVLCCDIRTVYRMHGRALRELENKGVTKCH, encoded by the coding sequence ATGGATATTAAAACTTTTTTATCGCAGGCGAACTGGCTTGATCAGCTAATCTCAACAAAAGTAAAGCAGCAAGGGCGGGTAAAAGATCTTGCCCTCAAGGTTACAACAACGTACAAGGATGTTCAGGTTTATGGTGGCCAGCAAGAGAACAGTCGAATGGAAGCATCAATCGTTGAAATGCTGGCACTGGGTAAGGAAATCAATGATGACATTGACCGCTTGATCGAGGTCAAACGGGATATACTGTCAGCGATCAAAACACTCGATAGTTTAACTGACCAGCTTCTCTTGGAAATGCGTTATTTAGACAACCGCAATTGGGAGGAAGTAGCTGAGGTGCTGTGTTGCGATATTCGAACTGTATATCGAATGCACGGAAGAGCGTTACGTGAATTGGAAAATAAAGGTGTCACTAAATGTCATTGA
- a CDS encoding DUF7768 domain-containing protein, whose amino-acid sequence MKINKFNQRHYYDPTPYQAFQNIDKEPSPLKGQVYIICQDVTEQEIYDIRADRFIRFALAKNKLPLLPRLNFRSFAESLDDQDELMLKRIRRSFMAQADEVWVFGKSISEEMMQDIRMARSKGKPIYHLTTTCEWLKGGVNHG is encoded by the coding sequence ATGAAAATTAATAAGTTTAATCAACGCCATTATTACGATCCAACGCCCTATCAAGCGTTTCAAAACATCGACAAAGAACCGTCGCCTTTGAAGGGACAGGTCTATATCATTTGTCAGGACGTGACCGAGCAGGAGATTTACGACATCCGAGCGGATCGGTTCATCCGCTTTGCACTGGCGAAGAATAAGCTGCCGCTTCTGCCAAGACTCAACTTCCGATCGTTTGCCGAATCCTTGGATGATCAAGATGAGCTGATGTTGAAGCGGATCCGCCGCTCGTTCATGGCTCAGGCCGATGAAGTGTGGGTGTTCGGGAAGTCGATCTCAGAGGAGATGATGCAGGACATCCGCATGGCCAGATCAAAAGGGAAACCGATCTATCATCTGACCACGACGTGCGAGTGGTTGAAAGGTGGTGTGAACCATGGATGA